One genomic window of Aggregatilinea lenta includes the following:
- a CDS encoding phosphate/phosphite/phosphonate ABC transporter substrate-binding protein: MTLAGLVLSLSLAACSGSDEPVGRRTTAVPVSPTPRATPLPDVSPVAPLGSEGRPLTLIFVQPGDTLTTGIAAVQQDVQAYLLDELGLSVAITFVENESEALRAVCIGTEDGMPAAAWMSAFSAMVAERDCDAEPALAVVRGTGTRAAVGMPVEIVGRGGIAALDALRGQAMCRVTGDEDLVAWVYPSLLLAGAGIDPITDMPAPLDYASAEDVIRAIAEGDCAAAALEPGAYDDALDDLESTLPWSGGPANREELEAAVTVLRPAGDATAPRGTAWSGYAANVVPYDALVFPSSGVLSADLREQIGAALSGFADSRDGQAMLQDLLDASGLIPVDAADYGAFRSVINQAHWNMTAAG, translated from the coding sequence ATGACGCTCGCCGGGCTGGTGCTCAGCCTGAGCCTTGCCGCGTGCAGCGGCAGCGACGAACCCGTCGGGCGGCGCACGACTGCCGTCCCGGTGTCGCCGACGCCGCGCGCGACGCCCCTGCCGGATGTGTCGCCGGTTGCGCCGCTCGGCAGTGAGGGACGCCCGCTGACACTGATCTTCGTGCAACCCGGTGACACACTAACTACCGGCATCGCCGCCGTGCAGCAGGACGTGCAAGCGTATCTGCTCGATGAGCTGGGCCTATCGGTCGCAATTACGTTCGTCGAGAACGAGTCCGAGGCGCTGCGCGCCGTCTGCATCGGGACCGAAGACGGTATGCCTGCCGCCGCGTGGATGAGCGCCTTCTCCGCAATGGTCGCCGAGCGCGACTGCGACGCGGAACCCGCCCTGGCCGTGGTGCGGGGCACAGGAACGCGTGCCGCGGTCGGCATGCCGGTCGAAATCGTTGGGCGCGGCGGCATCGCTGCGCTGGATGCCCTGCGCGGTCAGGCCATGTGCCGCGTCACTGGCGACGAAGATTTGGTCGCGTGGGTCTATCCCTCCCTGCTGCTGGCCGGGGCGGGCATCGATCCAATCACGGATATGCCCGCGCCGCTGGACTACGCGAGCGCCGAAGACGTGATCCGCGCGATTGCCGAGGGCGACTGTGCGGCGGCAGCGCTTGAGCCGGGCGCGTACGACGATGCCCTGGACGACCTGGAGAGCACCCTGCCCTGGAGCGGCGGCCCTGCGAATCGCGAAGAACTGGAAGCAGCCGTCACCGTGCTGCGTCCGGCGGGCGACGCGACGGCCCCGCGCGGCACGGCGTGGAGCGGCTACGCGGCCAACGTCGTGCCGTACGACGCGCTCGTTTTCCCGTCGTCCGGCGTGCTGTCCGCCGACCTGCGCGAGCAGATCGGCGCGGCACTGAGCGGTTTCGCCGACAGTCGGGATGGACAGGCCATGCTGCAGGACCTCCTGGATGCTTCCGGGCTGATCCCCGTCGACGCGGCGGATTATGGAGCGTTTCGCTCCGTGATCAATCAGGCCCACTGGAATATGACGGCGGCGGGCTGA
- a CDS encoding glycosyltransferase family 2 protein, with the protein MNTPPPELAVIIVSWNTRDLTLDALRTLFADLDANGPQAEVWVVDNASTDGSADAIRGQFPQVHLVACQENLGFAGGNNHALRLMGFDPAHPAPDDALPRAVYLLNSDTRTHDGATRVLYDTLLRGPRAGVVGARLFYADGSHQHSAFRFPGLAQLVIDLFPVPARLYDSALNGRYPLAAYKGSAPFPVDHTLGATMMLCREVIRQTGLFDERYFMYCEEIDWSWRIRRTGWEIYCVPTAHVTHLAGQSTAQVRPQSIVNLWRSRLMLFEAYYSPLWRALARRIVRAGIASKIRQTRAAATRGELPDNQAAQLIDAYRTVQTL; encoded by the coding sequence ATGAACACCCCGCCTCCCGAACTGGCCGTGATCATCGTCTCGTGGAACACGCGTGACCTGACGCTGGACGCCCTGCGCACGCTGTTCGCCGACCTGGATGCGAACGGTCCGCAGGCCGAAGTGTGGGTGGTGGACAACGCTTCGACCGACGGCTCCGCCGACGCCATCCGCGGCCAGTTTCCCCAGGTGCATCTGGTCGCCTGCCAGGAAAACCTCGGCTTTGCGGGCGGCAACAACCACGCCCTGCGCCTGATGGGCTTCGATCCTGCCCACCCTGCGCCCGACGACGCCCTGCCCCGCGCCGTCTACCTGCTCAATTCCGACACACGCACGCACGACGGCGCGACCCGTGTCCTGTACGATACGCTGCTGCGCGGGCCGCGCGCGGGTGTGGTTGGCGCGCGCCTGTTTTACGCGGATGGATCGCACCAGCACAGCGCGTTCCGCTTCCCTGGGCTGGCGCAGTTGGTGATCGACCTGTTCCCCGTTCCGGCGCGCCTGTACGACAGCGCGCTCAACGGACGCTATCCGCTGGCTGCATACAAAGGTAGTGCGCCCTTCCCCGTCGATCACACGCTGGGCGCGACGATGATGCTGTGCCGCGAGGTCATCCGGCAGACGGGCCTGTTCGACGAGCGCTACTTCATGTACTGCGAGGAAATCGACTGGAGCTGGCGCATTCGCCGCACGGGCTGGGAAATCTACTGCGTGCCAACCGCGCACGTCACGCACCTAGCCGGACAAAGCACCGCGCAGGTCCGCCCGCAGAGCATCGTCAACTTGTGGCGCAGCCGTCTGATGCTGTTCGAGGCGTACTATTCCCCGCTCTGGCGCGCGCTCGCGCGCCGGATCGTACGCGCGGGCATCGCCTCCAAGATCCGGCAAACCCGTGCCGCCGCCACACGTGGCGAACTGCCGGACAATCAGGCGGCACAGTTGATCGACGCGTACCGGACCGTGCAAACCCTGTGA
- a CDS encoding glycosyltransferase family 2 protein, which yields MPVELAVVILTYNEADHVAACITSVGWADRIVVFDSFSQDNTPALAQAAGAEVIQHAFEDYARQREAALQAVDADWILFVDADERSSPEQAAEIRDLIRHGEHNGYWIPRHNYIFGKLTRHSGWYPDYQLRLLRRANAHYDMERQVHELVNLEGEPGYLKTPFVHYNYTSFAQFRAKQRRYVQYDARMLQQQGIHPKPHKFITQPLRQFIWRFITLQGYRDGWHGLRLSLLMAWYEFQKYVHLRRLSSADR from the coding sequence ATGCCGGTTGAGCTGGCAGTAGTCATTCTGACCTACAACGAAGCGGACCATGTCGCGGCCTGCATCACGAGTGTAGGCTGGGCCGACCGCATCGTCGTGTTCGATTCGTTCAGCCAGGACAATACCCCGGCGCTTGCGCAGGCCGCCGGAGCGGAGGTGATCCAGCACGCCTTTGAGGACTACGCCCGCCAACGCGAGGCGGCGCTGCAGGCCGTGGATGCGGACTGGATTCTGTTCGTGGATGCCGACGAGCGATCCAGCCCGGAGCAAGCCGCCGAGATCCGCGACTTGATCCGGCACGGCGAGCATAACGGCTACTGGATACCGCGCCACAACTACATTTTCGGCAAGCTGACGCGCCACTCCGGCTGGTATCCCGACTATCAGCTCCGTCTGCTGCGCCGTGCCAATGCGCATTACGACATGGAGCGGCAGGTGCACGAGCTGGTCAATCTGGAGGGCGAGCCGGGCTACCTCAAGACGCCGTTCGTTCACTACAACTACACCAGCTTCGCCCAGTTCCGCGCCAAGCAGCGCCGTTACGTCCAGTACGACGCGCGCATGCTCCAGCAGCAGGGCATTCACCCGAAACCGCACAAGTTCATCACGCAGCCCTTGCGGCAGTTCATCTGGCGTTTCATCACGCTGCAAGGCTACCGTGACGGCTGGCACGGCCTGCGTTTGAGCCTGCTGATGGCGTGGTACGAGTTTCAGAAGTATGTACACCTGCGGCGGCTTTCCAGCGCCGACCGCTAG